TAAGTCACATCAATAAAAATTATGCCATCGTGACAAGGTGGTTGAGCCACGTTAGCTATTGTTGTACCACATGAACAAACATTGTGTCACCTTGGTAGTTTGTTAAGCCATTATCAATCGACATTATGCCACCTCAACTACTTTTAACCACTCAAAACCACCTGCGACTACAAGAAGATGACACTCGCTAATGTGGCTTAACAAATTGCCAAGGTGGGACAACATTTGCTGATGTGGCTTAATCGCCTGCCCAAGTGGCACAACGTCCACTAACATAACTCAAACACTTGCTAAATAATGTGCAGGCCCATTATGAGGTGGGACAACATTTATTTATGTGGCTTAATAATATGTTAAATTATCGTAATTGTTTAAATCTAGATTTAAAATAATTGATGGGCGAATTTAAACTCCCACAACGATGCAAGATAAGAGACAATGATAAGTCCACCGAAGGTAAAGGTAAAACAATCCTTTCATGGGACCAAGGACATTCTAAGAGAATTTTCTAAAATTAAAATGTTATACAAGAAATTCTCAAACTTCGAGTAATTAGCATCAAGTTGTTTATTTTCTTTGCCTTCTTTGTTGATAGAGAAGACAATAACAATAATGAATTGTTTCATGTAAGCAAATAGCAAATTTACCGACACACGCATTAGTAACACATAAGAACTACAACTATATTCgataatttctattttttttcttgaaagatCAAACAATATCAATCAGAAAACATATGACTAAAGGAAAGATGCAATCCTGGATGATATCAGTGAGCATTCGGAAGTCAAAAGGATGCGCATGCAAAGGCTGTGAATGGCCTGCAGTTGCAAATCAGAGTTTTGCTCCATGAGTACCATGGTGAAGATGGTTTTGAGAGTAATTCGTAAGTAGTAACCTAATGCAAACCAAGGTCAATTAGTTATGCTTATTGCTGAGCGCACTGCACTCTCTGGGCACCTCCAtggacatcatcatcatcctcctcaTATGCCTCCTGAGCCTGAGCTTGCTTCCTCCGCATCTCCTCCTCCATGTTAACATCATGTACTGTTGTTTCCTCACACTCATCCAGCTCCATGTCGGTCATCTGAGACGCAGGTTTTGGAGGAAGCACAGCCTCAAGAGCTTTGCACTGATCTGGTGTCAGTGAATCCGGGAAGTCCACCGTAAAGTGGATGTAGAGCTTCCCCCTCATGAAGGGCCTCTGGTACATTGGCATGCCCTCGTCATTTATTGCCTTGAATTGATCTACATCGATAGCAATATGTCATTGATTTAAAGCCTGGACTGAGAATATTAAATTTTTGAACAAGCTAATTTAAGTTTCATACCGGGCTTCACAACTTCACCAGGGTTCAACTTGATGAGTAGTTGCCTGTTATCTAAATGGGTCAAAACAAACTGGAAGCCACAGAGAGCTTCAGTAAGGGATAATGTGTGCTCGTAAAAGATATCATCTCCCTTTCTCTTGTACTTTGGATGATCCTTCTGTTGCAGTACAAACACAATATCTCCGGTAACCGTATCAGGCTGCAACACACAAGCACACAATCTAGGTTAGTACATCAAGAACAACAAGAAACTAGACATAATTATGTGTACCCCAACTTAGTTCTTATGGATTAGTGTTTTCCATAACATACCGCCTCATCTGCCTCTCCAGGGAACGAAATCTTCTGGCCGTTCTGCATTCCTTTCTCAACTATAACCTCCAGCACTTTCTTCTCCTGAACAACCTTCTCACCTTTACATTGCGGGCAGCGATCTTTGTCATTAATCATCTCCCCTGTCCCCTTGCACTCATTGCAAGGGTGCTGCATTTGCTGGATCATGCCAGGCCCTAGCTGACGAATTGTGACCTTCATGCCCGAACCTTGACAACCAGAGCACTTCATTGAAGCACCGGACTTAGAACCCTTCCTGTAAAAGTATTGAGAGATTACGGAACATTCAGCGCATATACAGCATACCGACAGAGGCAGACAACACACCCCTTGCACTTTTGGCAGATAACATTCCGTGAAAGAGAGAGTTTCTTTGAAGTCCCATTGTACAGATCCTCTAAAGACACCTTAAGAGGATGGATCACGTCCTCCCCCCTCCTTTGCCTTCGTCCCCGACTGCTTCCACCTCCTGTCCATGGCAGGTAACACTACTACTTAGGAGGAAGTGAGGAActgataattttaaatcattatgcTAATCCTGGTGGCACAATATTATGTTAACAGTTGGAAAACACACACTAGAGTGCACAGCTTTACCTCCAAAGGTGCTTCCACCGAAGAATGACTCGAAGATATCAAACGGGTTGTGGCCACCTCCACCGCTGCCCATTCCCTCCTTGAGGGCATCCTCCCCATACTGATCGTAGATTTCACGCTTCTCAGGGTCACTTAGAACCTCATAAGCCTGGGCCAATTCCTTGAACTGTAAAGGGAAACCATAACATTTTTGTTATAACCATCTCCAAGACAAGAGAAATAGATCATGATTCATGATTGCCTAACAAATTATATCACAAACCTTTCATACATCTTAACGAAAAATAGGCAGCATATAATAAGACATCAATGAGTTAAACTAAGAACATTTCAACCAAGCAAACAATCTCAACTCTCCACATCATCTAGAACCAATCTCATCCCtaaaattgagagaaaaaagtTTTGATGACTTCAAACATTTGAATAGATATTTTTAGCTATTTTCCCGGCTCTccacatacacaagtattacagTGCATATTATTGCCAAAAGAGAGATTTACACTCAATTTTCGGATCTATACACCACTAAGTATGATCTATATTTCCACTCAATTTTCGGGTATATACACCATTAAGTATGATCTACCATATACTTTCAGAATCAGATCCAAGTCAAAAGCACACTGATCATAAACCAGCAAACACACCAAAGAAACATGTATAAGCAAGTGCTGAAAGATCAGTACATAAAGACAAAAAAACTGACCTTTCTACCACAAGATACCAACTGACCGAAGAAAAGTCTACCTAATGGCAAAAGTAGGTAAAACAATGAGCAAACGCTAAAGATGCATCCAAAAGCTAAAGATAAACGACGGAAGACGGTCTTCCTAACACAAATCGTTGATCGGGACATTAATTTCACCTGTTCAACGACAGATCAACGCAACAAGATGCCGACAAGCAAGGATTTCCTCACCTTTTCGGGGTCGCCGCCCTTATCGGGGTGGTTCTTGATGGCGGCCTTGCGATACGCCTTTTTCAGATCCTCCTGCGACGCGTTCTTCGACACTCCGAGGATCTCATAGTACCGCGTGTTGTCGCTCTTCTTGGGCGCCCTCCCGAACATCTTTTCGGCGAAACCCTAGTCAGTCAGTCTATCCGAGATCGCAAGCGGAACCGCGAGATCGGTACCTCAGTGTTGCCCAAGCGTGAATCGGTTCCAGAACGACGCAACCCGATCTGCTGAATGGAGATACGatcgagggagggagggaggaggaaatAAGAGGCGGAAAACGCAAAAGGTAGGGTGGGTGGGCTGGAAGAAGGCTCTGGAAGCTGATTCCCCGAATTGTTCCAGAGGCAATCTGGATCGTCAGATCGAAGATGGGCGGTCGAGATGGGGAGTTCTCGTTGTTTTCCGTGGACCTTTTTGCATGCCACAATGGGAATGGAAGCAAAAGCCAAGGCAAAGAAGTGTTTATTTTCTTGAAGTGTTTTTCCCCCTTCGAAGTGTTTTCTTGGAAGTGTTATCGAAATATAGCAAAAGTCAAGGAAAGTGTTTTTCAAATTTACCAAgttaaataaaatgataaatgctaTCGAAATATAAGGAGGCatctatttgtttttcttttcatttgagtTAATTTATGTGGATGTTCTGAGCCAACATTATAATTAGTGTTATCTGTGTCCttaaatcattattaatatatatatatatatatatatataatagtatttttattatgttatagtgtttttctATTGTTGTTAAAAATACTACAGCAcattgtaaaaatattataaacataataattttataaaattctataaaaatattatattataattttttatatgattAAAAACACATTCATTTTATGGAAAgatacataaaaaattaaaaatatattttatatattaggcAAACAAGTTGAGTGCTATTAGAATCGTTttcctaaaaataataaaaaaaataaataattttaatatatatatatatagtgaataatattgttttcttttaagttatcgaaaaataattattttaatttatttattataatatgcATTTAATGATTGTAACATGTGTTGATGTTCACCCACTATTTGTTATCATTGTGAAGAACAAAGAAAATAAATCAATGCTACGCCTGATGTAATTGGCGTTTgttataaatatcttaattagtGTTTATTGCAAGActaattcaaaattattatgAGATAGTTGCTTGGTGCTAAAGAATGAGTTGGGATGCCCTTAATTAATCATCAATATCTTTTCCCTCAATTACTCTATTGGTTTGGCATCCTCCGATTGGACTAACTAATGTCAATTTGCTTTAATGACAAACGTAGCATCATGATCGgatgtttcatctattatttcGTGGATGGCATGCGGCATGTCGGGATTGATTTATTGTCACTTTATTGGTGTCGATGATACCGTGCCATTCCTCTGCAATCTCAATTGTCCATTATTATTTGTCACTGTCTAAAAAATATGTGAGAAAATGAACatatgaatgttttttttttctttttagttttttaGTTCCTTGTAACGCAAATATTAGATATGTTATTGTTTTACTGTTGTTGACCGAAGAGTCAATATAACCTCGTTCTATCTCGAATATATGGAGCTGTCAAAAAAATCCACGTAGGTCACGTGGATATGATTGGAGCAGAAAGCTAAGGTGGAAGGTGAACTCTCGAGATGTTGTTGGTTTACTGTGATCGATTTGTGATCGTCTCGAGGTATAGTTTATTTAATGATTGAAGCTCAACGGTTATCTCAAGGAGCGCCTTAGTCTTATTTGGAAGCGCTCAGCGTCGTCTCGTGCTCCTTATATGCATTAAGATCATGCACGGTCAGTGTCGAGACAAATATCTTGACCCGACTCCTTTGATCATTAAGCCAGTAGAATAGGTGAATAAGGCCTTATAGAACTCAGAAGAGTTTATATTGAGCTTGCTTGCCCCATCTAGTTTCGAAGACTAACATATATACCTGATTAGTCAATGGTGGGCGGTTGATTGCTCATTATCCCCGGAGCCCTTCCTATTGTCATGGGCTCATTTATATCGAGACTAGTAAACACAGTCTTCTTGATGATTGCATCAAAGGAAAGATGGATGGGGTGCATCATCGATCGGGGCAAGAGTACGTTTGAAACCAACATGAGATGGGGCTCGGTGTCGGGTGGTTGGAGAGGAGAGCTACGTCACGCGGTCTAGGATTAATGTTTTCTGTGATTATACATACGAGCCCTTTTGAAATCATGGCCGAGGCAACTGGTTATTGGAGACCGGTGATGTGACCGAGGGAAGAACCAAGAGGGTGGGCGAAGGCTGTCGTGTGCGCGTATCGACCTTAGGTAGCAGTCCATAACAAAGCGAGTCATTCATATGCAATGCTTGTGTTATTGCTTTCGCTAttggaatatatatattttttcgttTACAACACAAACATCCATTGCTTATGATGCTACTCATCCTCCAATCACATGTGCCGTATGTGTAAGATGAGTGGTTGAATGCCATTTAATTTTATTCCCTCGATTCAACTATTACACGACGTGCATAGGACTCGAAGTTGAGGTAATTTTATTTCTTCCAATAAATTATCTTAATTGGGTGATAGGTATTTGAACTTATTATTTGGATTCTATTCATACTATTCATAATCCTTTTTATTattcatattttttaataataaaataatatttactatCCACAcatcttttaattttatttttaccctcattttttttttctttttagtccTTTGTCACAATCCGCATGCACACCACCCTATTATTATTGGCTCTTCCAACTGCCTAGAGAGTTTACAAAGGCTCAGAATGATATCTTTTAGGTTAATGcaactataatattttttgactcattataaaatatacataatttttttaaaaaaattaaataataataataaatatcaaattttatttttgatatcctTCTCTTTAATTTTTAGTTCGTCTTATTTTATAATCtgtctttttcttttgttattttacaTCATCTTCAATTGAGAGGAcgagaaaaaaaatatagataaataataaaaagatttatattaaaattaaattataaattaagagtatgtatttatttataaaaacaacataaaaaatatttaatttttttaacatgAGATTCTAAATAATAAGGAGATTAACAATAGTAATATCCTAAATTGTTCTAGTATCATGATAAGAAATTTAACTATCTTATGACCATTATAATCACGTTTAGCTCCTTTTTCAttaaatcattatttttttacctTTGGGGTGTGTCATCAATCCGAGCATGATGACTATGACCTTTTTGTATGAAGATTTATTTTCAGAAGTTACTAGGCTATTTTACTTAATTCATTATTTATTAGAGAgagttattgttaggatcgagagcactaagaggggggggggggtgaattagtgcagcggaaatcttacagcgattttaaaaacgaaagctgcgttcgtccgataaaaaacgatttcgatataaaagcagaatcacagtgcagtttgcgtctaagcgtagttttgcgtctaagcgcagtttgcgtctaaacacagtttgcgtctaagcatagtttgcgtctaagcgcagtttgcgtctaaactcagttttacgtccaaacgcagttttacgtctaaacgcagttttacgtctaaacgcagttttacgtctaaacgtaattttacgtctaaatgtagttttgcgtctaaaagcagttttgaaccttgaaaagcgttttacgtagaaaacaattcgcagttataaatggaatccgaatgtaagcgtaaactgcagtgtgaagatcgtacgaaaacacgatttacgtttgaatgcagattctgaaagatcagagcttagaaactcgttcgtaaaggcgcagagggcagtagcaatgtaggaggtttgcagtaatgataaagtgctcaaggtaaaagcaaaccagagatttagagtggttcggtcagtcttgacctactccacttttggcttcctcctccgacgaggtcaccgacatcaactagctgccttccttcaatgggcgaaggctaactacccttttacagtttctctccttttgacaggctcaggagacaacctttacagatcctttctctcctctctttacaactcaagacttgaagaacagaaggaggagaactttaggactttacacaaatttgaactcttagaatcactgaaaagatcaagaattcggtgtggatctgtatcttttcagtgctgaatgggtggggtatttataggccccatcccagttcaaatttggagctcaaaacgatcaaatcgatcaaatcccagaattccgggatcaggcggttgcacctctcgactggagaggttgcaccgcctggcagagctcggagactgagcccaggcggttgcacctctctgtcagaggcggttgcaccgcctgagtctggctcgaagacagagcccccggcggtgccacctcttgactgaggcggttgcaccgctctgccagagctcgaagaccgagctcaggcggtgctacctctctgtcagggcagttccaccgcccagtctagctcgaagaccgagctctgggcggttgcaccgcttggctggggcggttgcaccacccagtctcgtagccctggcggttgcacctcctggcctaggcggttgcaccgcttggtgcaatcagggtccgaatggttcgctccattcgacccaatttgaatcttttcaggggcccaattgccccaagattaagctaatgggatcacctcccattttcaagcttaatcatcgtgctaactacgattaactctaagacaacttctgcagctatgctccgatgcgtcaatcgcttcttccggcgagtttccggcgaacttccgtcgatcatccgataaaccctcggtgatccttctgcggacatccggcatactcctggactttgtgacgatccacttggcgagttccgacgagcttcgcttggcaagcttctggacttctcggatctgttctcgttgaacctccgacgaccgtccgaacttccgtcgaactctcgaactcccaacgtgatcatgatcttgactccggcgcaacacctgctgcttgtcttactctcatcgtagttaatcctgcacaacaaatcaaaacttcgatcgagacaattaatcctaagcaattaaccaagttgtccgacatgtcattggtccctcgacgcttcgtccgattcttcggcgcatcgtcctcttctgcagcctattgcccaatcggccagttgactccgcaactccgatatccttggcacaatacccgctcttcttggcccgatgcccgagtccacggcccgaagccttctgtcgatacgtcgaccgatccaccggcccgacgtccaatcttctgacatgttccttcggcacaacatgattttcctgctttaattgtctcatcctgatcgaagcatcctgcgttactcaaaacgcagattaaatcataaacatatatcaagtagtttcatcatcaaaatacgagattcaacagttatgtCGCAACATTATATAATGCCCTTGTAAGGAGTTGAGTCATCGTTTATCCTAAAAACTTAAGTTCTAAAAAATAGCTTAATATTATTGTTACACTGAGATAGTTGATTGTTGAGTCAGTTCAACTTGGTTCAACGTCAAAAGTGCAAGTCCTTCCTCGAGAGTTGACGTGGAAAATTATTGTGGAGAGTTGGCGTGAGGTGTGGGCATAAAAAGCTGCTATGGAGAGATGGTTGGCCAGGAGCTG
Above is a genomic segment from Musa acuminata AAA Group cultivar baxijiao chromosome BXJ3-4, Cavendish_Baxijiao_AAA, whole genome shotgun sequence containing:
- the LOC135637238 gene encoding dnaJ protein homolog 2-like, producing MFGRAPKKSDNTRYYEILGVSKNASQEDLKKAYRKAAIKNHPDKGGDPEKFKELAQAYEVLSDPEKREIYDQYGEDALKEGMGSGGGGHNPFDIFESFFGGSTFGGGGSSRGRRQRRGEDVIHPLKVSLEDLYNGTSKKLSLSRNVICQKCKGKGSKSGASMKCSGCQGSGMKVTIRQLGPGMIQQMQHPCNECKGTGEMINDKDRCPQCKGEKVVQEKKVLEVIVEKGMQNGQKISFPGEADEAPDTVTGDIVFVLQQKDHPKYKRKGDDIFYEHTLSLTEALCGFQFVLTHLDNRQLLIKLNPGEVVKPDQFKAINDEGMPMYQRPFMRGKLYIHFTVDFPDSLTPDQCKALEAVLPPKPASQMTDMELDECEETTVHDVNMEEEMRRKQAQAQEAYEEDDDDVHGGAQRVQCAQQ